In a single window of the Pandoraea pulmonicola genome:
- a CDS encoding dihydroorotate dehydrogenase electron transfer subunit, with amino-acid sequence MSVATPTCLDAARPAAPDTSNVTDAHTPAHAPSHAVPKVATHRCRVLQHRAVNTRYRYLRLQADAPIALTTRPGQFYQLKCPVTDDETPFLLRPMSVYGTGPEPDTIEFLYNVTGVGTRALATLAQGASLDIVGPLGNTFTLDTRWRRVMVVARGVGLATMAPLVQRAAAAGVALTAVMSARREADLMRDEFLRSPEARALADVHCVFDSDGSSAVEALEPRVRALLDAAPHDAVYTCGSHRLLMLLQRVLANHPHITAEVAMEQRMACGMGVCLSCVRLFDCDGDKQFLRVCREGPVFPIRDVVGEVDFG; translated from the coding sequence ATGTCAGTTGCCACGCCGACGTGTCTCGACGCCGCCCGCCCCGCGGCCCCAGACACGTCGAACGTCACCGATGCGCATACGCCCGCGCATGCCCCCTCGCATGCCGTGCCCAAGGTCGCGACGCACCGCTGCCGGGTGCTGCAGCACCGCGCCGTCAACACGCGCTACCGCTACCTCCGGTTGCAAGCCGACGCGCCCATCGCGCTCACCACCCGGCCCGGCCAGTTCTATCAGTTGAAGTGCCCGGTGACCGATGACGAGACGCCGTTCCTGCTGCGGCCGATGAGCGTCTACGGCACCGGTCCCGAACCGGATACGATCGAATTCCTCTACAACGTGACGGGCGTCGGCACACGCGCGCTCGCCACGCTGGCGCAAGGCGCTTCGCTGGACATCGTCGGCCCGCTCGGCAATACGTTCACGCTCGACACCCGCTGGCGGCGCGTCATGGTCGTGGCCCGCGGCGTGGGTCTGGCTACCATGGCTCCGCTCGTGCAGCGGGCGGCGGCGGCAGGCGTCGCCTTGACGGCGGTCATGTCCGCGCGCCGCGAAGCCGACCTGATGCGTGACGAATTCCTGCGATCGCCCGAAGCGCGCGCGCTCGCCGATGTGCATTGCGTGTTCGACAGCGATGGCTCGTCTGCCGTCGAAGCGCTGGAGCCGCGCGTGCGCGCGCTGCTCGATGCCGCGCCGCACGACGCCGTCTACACCTGCGGCTCGCATCGCTTGCTGATGCTGCTCCAGCGCGTGCTGGCGAATCACCCGCACATCACCGCCGAAGTGGCGATGGAGCAACGCATGGCCTGTGGTATGGGCGTGTGCCTGTCGTGCGTGCGGCTGTTCGATTGCGACGGCGACAAGCAATTTCTGCGGGTGTGCCGCGAAGGCCCCGTGTTTCCCATTCGCGACGTCGTCGGGGAGGTGGATTTTGGCTGA
- a CDS encoding helix-turn-helix domain-containing protein: MNRTATTSRAPRGARFNFRAIGERLRAYRLAAELRSDDVAEQLDISRAAIYKLERGEIVKIDTLERLAALLGVSLANLLGVEVEYHDSAVSYFERMRQLESRSERIVAHFDPISFLLTSDDYDVWLRHMLEESIPPRLADRHWTNTMDRVLGILQERKSSFSRQRLAVTSLIGLRQIEQFLHHGLVGRLGLPPGVQLERKMAARREVARIVAFLEADTAGVQIGIVSDNMPNETFQIFEAQGEAYVAVSPFRLGELPNLRTGIATITTSPDGVGMYRAMIDRLWADSAKGKEGAALLGQLLARF, encoded by the coding sequence TTGAATCGAACTGCGACGACTTCCCGGGCGCCGAGAGGCGCGCGCTTCAACTTCCGAGCCATCGGCGAGCGCTTGCGCGCCTATCGGCTGGCGGCGGAGTTGCGCAGTGACGATGTGGCGGAGCAGCTCGATATTTCGCGCGCCGCGATTTACAAGCTCGAGCGTGGCGAGATCGTCAAGATCGATACGCTGGAGCGGCTCGCGGCGCTGCTGGGGGTATCGCTCGCCAACCTGCTTGGCGTGGAGGTCGAGTACCACGACTCGGCGGTGAGCTACTTCGAGCGCATGCGGCAACTGGAGAGTCGCTCCGAGCGCATCGTTGCGCACTTCGACCCGATTTCCTTTCTGCTGACATCGGACGACTACGACGTGTGGCTTCGGCACATGCTCGAGGAGAGCATTCCGCCGCGCCTGGCCGATCGTCACTGGACGAACACGATGGACCGTGTGCTCGGCATTCTGCAGGAGCGCAAGTCGAGCTTTTCGCGGCAGCGGCTCGCGGTGACGAGCCTTATCGGACTGCGTCAGATCGAGCAGTTCCTGCATCACGGCCTGGTCGGACGTCTCGGTCTCCCGCCGGGCGTGCAGTTGGAGCGCAAGATGGCCGCGCGCCGCGAAGTCGCGCGCATCGTGGCGTTCCTCGAAGCGGATACGGCCGGCGTGCAGATCGGCATCGTGAGCGACAACATGCCGAACGAGACGTTCCAGATCTTCGAAGCCCAGGGCGAGGCGTACGTTGCCGTGTCGCCATTCCGCCTGGGCGAGTTGCCGAATCTGCGCACGGGCATCGCCACCATCACGACGTCGCCCGACGGCGTGGGCATGTATCGCGCCATGATCGACCGCCTGTGGGCGGACTCGGCCAAGGGCAAGGAAGGCGCGGCCTTGCTCGGACAACTGCTGGCGAGATTCTGA
- a CDS encoding MFS transporter, protein MEAKLNTPSAQRASTTSADTVTPYAWKALAGSAIGYAMDGFDLLILGFMLPAITAGLQLSPGQAGALVTWTLIGAVAGGILFGALSDRYGRVRMLTWTILLFAVFTGLCAFAQGFWDLLVYRTIAGIGLGGEFGIGMALAAEAWPAAKRARVSSYVALGWQTGVLAAALLTPLLLMHIGWRGMFLVGVLPAFVAWVLRNKLHEPEVFVRRTGNAAGAHGSANAFRLLVKDARTTRVSLGIVILCSVQNFGYYGIMIWLPTFLSQKLGFSLTKSGVWTAVTVVGMMFGVWAFGQLADRIGRRPTFLLYQAGAVIMVIAYAQLSDPTVMLFAGALMGMFVNGMVGGYGTLMSEAYPTAARATAQNVLWNIGRAIGGLGPVVVGALAARYSFQIAIALLASLYVLDMLATRFLIPELKGAELE, encoded by the coding sequence ATGGAAGCCAAGCTGAATACGCCGAGCGCACAACGCGCCAGTACGACCAGCGCCGACACCGTTACGCCGTATGCGTGGAAAGCGCTCGCGGGCTCTGCCATCGGATATGCGATGGACGGCTTCGATCTGCTGATTCTCGGCTTCATGCTGCCGGCCATCACGGCCGGTCTGCAGCTCTCGCCCGGCCAAGCCGGCGCCCTCGTGACGTGGACGCTCATCGGCGCGGTCGCGGGCGGCATCCTCTTCGGCGCGCTCTCCGACCGCTATGGCCGCGTGCGCATGCTCACGTGGACGATCCTGCTCTTCGCCGTTTTCACAGGGCTGTGCGCGTTTGCTCAGGGGTTCTGGGATCTGCTCGTATATCGCACGATCGCGGGCATCGGCCTGGGCGGCGAGTTCGGCATCGGCATGGCGCTCGCCGCGGAAGCGTGGCCGGCCGCAAAGCGCGCCCGCGTGTCGTCGTACGTGGCGCTGGGCTGGCAGACGGGCGTGCTCGCCGCTGCCCTGCTCACGCCCCTGCTGCTCATGCATATCGGCTGGCGCGGCATGTTCCTCGTGGGCGTACTGCCCGCGTTCGTGGCCTGGGTGCTGCGCAACAAGCTGCACGAACCGGAAGTCTTCGTGCGACGCACGGGGAACGCGGCAGGCGCTCACGGCAGCGCCAACGCCTTCCGTCTGCTGGTCAAGGATGCCCGCACGACCCGCGTGAGCCTGGGCATCGTGATCCTGTGCTCGGTGCAGAACTTCGGCTACTACGGCATCATGATCTGGCTGCCGACCTTCCTGTCGCAGAAGCTCGGTTTCTCGCTCACGAAATCGGGCGTGTGGACGGCCGTCACCGTCGTCGGAATGATGTTCGGCGTATGGGCCTTCGGGCAGCTGGCCGATCGCATCGGCCGCCGTCCGACCTTCCTGCTCTATCAGGCCGGCGCCGTGATCATGGTGATCGCCTACGCCCAGTTGAGCGACCCGACGGTGATGCTCTTCGCCGGCGCGCTCATGGGGATGTTCGTCAACGGCATGGTCGGGGGTTACGGCACCCTGATGTCCGAGGCCTACCCCACGGCAGCCCGTGCCACCGCGCAGAACGTACTGTGGAACATCGGACGCGCCATCGGCGGGCTCGGTCCCGTCGTGGTCGGCGCGCTCGCCGCACGCTACTCGTTCCAGATCGCCATTGCGCTGCTCGCGAGCCTGTACGTGCTCGACATGCTCGCCACGCGCTTCCTGATTCCCGAGCTCAAGGGCGCCGAACTCGAATGA
- a CDS encoding porin, with protein MMKTWHKVAGAAALGAATLATTAHAQSGVSFYGLADAYVGSVKNPGGNAAVVQQGGGMTTSYWGMSGTEDLGGGNSALFVLESYFQPNNGTYGRFAGDSFFSRNAYVGLSNTTLGTLRIGRITTPLYLATIQFNPFNNSYTFSPMIFHTYKGLGTQGVVGDSAWNNAVAYTSPGYAGLAGTLIYATGNSASDHSAKKWGAALTYTNGPFAAAANYQYVNFSNTPGDFGTQLPGVAGLTNQNTAQVGLSYDFAVVKVFAQYMLVASQAASGNFHANTGQLGASVPVGRGSVLASVAYTGSNGSGDNQRRTTWALGYDYPLSKRTDIYAAYKYDHMSDLSTGQTYGAGLRMKF; from the coding sequence ATGATGAAGACCTGGCACAAGGTGGCTGGCGCCGCCGCACTGGGCGCAGCAACGCTCGCCACCACGGCGCACGCGCAGTCGGGCGTGAGTTTCTACGGACTTGCCGACGCCTACGTCGGCTCGGTGAAGAACCCGGGCGGCAACGCCGCCGTGGTGCAGCAAGGCGGTGGCATGACCACCTCGTACTGGGGCATGTCGGGCACGGAAGACCTCGGCGGTGGCAACAGCGCACTGTTCGTGCTGGAAAGCTACTTCCAACCGAACAACGGCACCTACGGGCGCTTCGCGGGCGACAGCTTCTTCTCGCGCAACGCCTACGTGGGCTTGTCGAACACCACCCTCGGCACGTTGCGCATCGGGCGCATCACCACGCCGCTCTATCTCGCGACGATCCAGTTCAACCCGTTCAACAACTCGTACACGTTCTCGCCGATGATCTTCCACACCTACAAGGGTCTGGGGACGCAAGGCGTGGTCGGGGACTCGGCCTGGAACAACGCGGTGGCGTACACGTCGCCAGGTTACGCCGGGCTTGCCGGCACGCTGATCTACGCCACGGGGAACAGCGCGAGCGACCATAGCGCGAAGAAATGGGGGGCGGCTCTCACGTACACCAACGGGCCGTTCGCGGCCGCCGCGAACTATCAGTACGTGAACTTCAGCAACACGCCGGGCGACTTCGGTACGCAACTGCCGGGCGTGGCCGGGCTCACGAACCAGAACACCGCTCAGGTCGGCCTCTCGTACGACTTCGCCGTCGTGAAAGTCTTCGCGCAGTACATGCTCGTGGCCAGTCAGGCGGCAAGCGGCAACTTCCACGCGAATACGGGTCAGTTGGGCGCCTCGGTGCCTGTGGGCCGGGGCAGCGTGCTCGCTTCGGTGGCCTACACCGGATCGAACGGCTCGGGCGACAACCAGCGTCGCACCACGTGGGCGCTCGGCTACGACTATCCACTGTCCAAGCGTACGGACATCTACGCGGCATACAAGTACGACCACATGAGCGATCTGTCGACCGGGCAGACGTACGGCGCCGGTCTGCGCATGAAGTTCTGA